In a single window of the Pleurodeles waltl isolate 20211129_DDA chromosome 4_2, aPleWal1.hap1.20221129, whole genome shotgun sequence genome:
- the LOC138294032 gene encoding olfactory receptor 5V1-like: protein MDNANQTLVTEFILMGLSTIPEVEGLFFMIFLLIYITTLAGNILIIAVIRLDPHLHSAMYYFISNLSFLDCCTSTVTVPKMLADLLAERKTISFTACMIQLYFFISLVSIECLLLAAMAYDRYIAICHPLHYSSMMDQRACSSLAAGLWVSGYFYSSVHVILMSRLSFCRSNEIQHFFCDIPPLLKLSCSNTFINILVILTLGWFIGFGALLIKIVSYAFIITTILNIKSSEGRAKAFSTCASHLTVVIIFYAVLLFTYFRPTTTNSFYVDRFVSVVYSILTPMVNPMIYSLRNTEMKKAVRKAMSRIQRKPNQA, encoded by the coding sequence ATGGACAACGCCAACCAAACTCTGGTGACTGAATTCATCCTGATGGGCCTGTCTACCATTCCTGAGGTCGAGGGTCTCTTTTTCATGATTTTCCTCCTGATCTACATAACTACCCTAGCTGGGAACATCCTCATCATCGCAGTAATACGCCTAGATCCACATCTTCACTCCGCAATGTATTACTTCATCTCTAACCTGTCCTTCTTAGACTGCTGTACTTCCACAGTCACTGTCCCTAAGATGCTGGCAGATCTTCTAGCTGAGAGGAAGACTATCTCGTTCACTGCCTGCATGATCCAGCTCTATTTCTTTATCAGCCTGGTGTCTATTGAGTGCCTCCTACTGGCGGCCATGGCATATGACCGCTACATTGCCATCTGTCACCCTCTGCATTACAGCAGCATGATGGACCAGCGTGCCTGCTCCTCATTGGCTGCTGGATTGTGGGTCAGTGGATACTTTTACTCCTCTGTGCATGTGATTTTGATGAGTAGGCTCTCGTTTTGCAGGTCCAATGAGATCCAACACTTTTTCTGTGACATCCCCCCTCTGCTGAAGCTTTCATGCTCCAACACATTCATCAACATCCTGGTCATACTTACATTGGGATGGTTCATCGGTTTTGGGGCTCTTCTCATTAAGATTGTCTCATATGCTTTCATTATCACCACCATCCTGAACATCAAGTCTTCTGAGGGCAGAGCCAAAGCCTTTTCCACTTGTGCTTCTCACCTGACAGTGGTCATTATCTTCTACGCGGTTCTGCTCTTCACCTATTTCCGGCCCACAACCACTAACTCATTCTACGTTGATAGGTTTGTGTCAGTGGTGTACAGCATCTTGACTCCCATGGTGAACCCAATGATCTATAGTCTCCGAAACACTGAGATGAAGAAGGCTGTCAGGAAAGCCATGAGTAGAATCCAGAGGAAGCCAAACCAAGCATAG